The window TGAATGACAACACTGTCAAGATGGATGCTGACAAGGTTCAGAAAGTTAAGGACTTGATGCTGAAGAATGCAGACCTTGCTGCTAAGAATAATGGCGCATGGATGAGTGTTCTCTATACTTATATTATGACAGGTGTAGACTTTCATACTGACTACAAAAAGACCATTGAGGCTATTACCCCAGCTAAGCTTGCAGCTCACTTGAAGCAGATTGTGGCAGCAGGTAACCATGCCGAGGTGATTATGACACCAGCAAAATAGTACGTATTCTATGTTTGAAAAAGGACTCTCATGGGTCCTTTTTCATTCAATAGACTATCAACTGCAAATTATTTTCATGAAAATAAATATTTATTGTCGTGAAAATAAATCTTTATCTTCGTGATAAAAAATCTTTTTCTTCATGAAAAGAATTTGTAGGAGATGGCTTTTTATCATTTAAAAGAAAGAGAGTCCATTTGTCATTTCTGGCAAATGGACTCTCTTTCTTTGGTCGACAAAACTCATGTAGAACCTATCGATTTTGCGATGTCTACTTTTTATGCACACGGAACTATCATATTCCTTTGTATTTATAAACTTCATTTGCATAGATAGAGAGTCATCAGTCTTTATTGTCGGCAACCATATACGAACAGTATTTATTGAGTAAATCATTCAATAACAAATCTCCTTTCAGGTAACGGTCAGCGTCAAGCTTTGTAACTCTTTCGCATATAGGCTTCTTAGCCTTAAATAATGCATGAAGATATGGTACGCCATTTTCCTCTGTTATGTTCACGTTCGTGAAGAATTGAGTTAAATCTTCTTTGTCATAAACGATGGAATAGCTTGGTCGTTTTGCGCCAGGTATACTTTCTACAAGGATATTCTTGTCAACGAGATCTTGGATGTCACGAATGGCAGTGTCCTTCGAACATTTTGCTAACGTTGCCCATGTCTTTGATGTTATCTTTGCCTCATAGCCGTCAAGAAATAGATTGAGCATTTGTGTTTGTCGTTCTGTCATAGGCACAGCCGATGCTTTCTGCCAGAAGAAACTCTTGTTTAAGATTGTTGTGACGGTGGCACCAGCTTCGTCAAGTGCATCCACCAATTTCTGCATATACCACACTAACCACTCCGTAACGTCGCCATCTCCACGCTGCATACGTTCGAGAATGTCGTAGTAGTGCTTCTTATCCTTGTTTATCTGTGATGAAATATTGTAGAAACGGAACCTACTTTTCTCGCCACGTGCCAAGAGCATATCCGAAAGAATACGTGCTAATCGTCCGTTTCCATCCTCAAATGGATGAATGCTTACAAACCAGAAATGAGCAATGGCAGAACGTATGACACTACTTACAGGTTCTTCTTTATTAAACCATCTGAGGAACTTTTGCATTTCTTCTTCAATACGGTCTGGAAAAGGAGCAATATAGTGAATTTTCTCGCGTCCAAACATTCCACTGACTATATGCTCCTCGTTTGTTCGGTACTGTCCAATCTCTATCTGGCTACCTTCACTATAGCCAGAAGGGAAGAATGCAGCTTGCCAAGCATATAATCTTTCTTTTGTGAGAATCATATCATAATGCTGTACAGCTTCGAGCATTACGTTGACAACAGAGTCAACATAGTGAGATGGTGCAGTATGTTTTACGTTCTCAATCCCAAGTTTTCTTGCTATGGAAGAACGAACCTGATCCACGTTGAGACGGATGCCTTCAACTTCTGAAGAATACACTATATCATAAGTAAGGTTCTCTGCCATAGCATGTATTTTGCTGTCAAAGCCTAATGAAGCCAATCTCCCGTAAAGCAAACCCTGTTTACGGAATACCTCTTCTTGGAGTAGTTCCACCTTTGAAGTATCCCAACGGAAGTCAGTCCAATTGTCTCTTTCGTGTATATACATCATCCTTATTATATCATTTATGCGGCAATTTGTGTCTCATATCGTCGCAAATTATGCGACAAAAATACTTAAATAATGCTGAAACTCCAAATAATTTATCAAGTAACGCATATTTTGCGACGTTCTTGGAAAAGAAATGTAGGATAGCTATATTCGTCATCCTCCATCATTTAACACCTAATATCTACTGTTCATTACTACCCAATATTTGGCTCTTCCGTTAAATGTATAGATTGTTAATAGAATGATATTCAGCTACATACATGGTATGATAGCTCCCAATTAGGTGGTTTTAGAATGGGGGATAAACTACATGATAAATGTATTTAGGTGTGATGTCTATCTGTCTTATACAAACAATTTATTCCTATTAGCCTAATTAGGCTATTTGGTCCAATTGGGCTAATTAGGCTAATAACTTATTATTCTGTCATAATTTTTCACATCATAATTTTGAATACATGCTCTTTTAGCTTCTAAAAGACGCCCTTTAGGCTTGCAAAAGATGCCCTTTAAGACTCTTACTAACGCCCTTTTGAAGTCCAATTAAGCACCTTTTATTTTACTATTTTATAACTAATTGATTCTCTGTTGATTGCAAACCAGCTTCGTATATGTGTTTTTGACGTTAGTTATATATGTTTTCTTTGAAATTATGTAATGATTTTTCAAATCCTTGTCTGCAGATTTTTGAAGTCTAAAAAGAAAAGATTTTCAATGAAAGAGGATGAAAATAGGATAGAAAGTTGACTGTCTCAGCCATATTTTTGTTTAATGAGTAACTTTGGCTCTTTCGCTAAAGCACTACGAAACGCGTCCATACATTTAACAGAAGGGCTATTTTTGTACGACGATTTAAGGCTTGTATCGTCGCAAATTATGCGACAATAATGCTAAAATAGCTCCAATGTAATTATTGACTTCTCAAATAAAGTAGATTTTGAAATGGTAATATTAGATAGAATTTTAGTCATCATTCATTATTAACACCTAATATCTACTGTTCATTAACACCCAATATTCACCACCCGTCCCCCACTGTTTACCAATCATCATCACCCAACATCTACCACCCATCACCCATCAATCCCCCCAATAATGTATAAATCTTACCTATTTATTTTGTTATCCCGCTAAGTTGCAGTAACTTTGCACACTTAAACAGAGAGTTAGTAATAAATACAAACATAAAAAGTAGATAAATATATGGCATATTTGTTTTCATCGGAATCAGTATCTGAGGGACACCCAGATAAGGTTGCCGATCAGATAAGCGACGCATTGCTCGACCAATTCTTGGCATACGACGAGGATGCACGTTGCGCTATAGAAACCTTTAATACTACGGGACAGGTAGTGATTATGGGTGAAGTAAAGTCTAAGGAATACGTTGATCTTCAGACAATTGCTCGTAAGACAATTAATAAGATCGGTTATACAAAGGCTGAGTATCAGTTTGATGGTAATAGCTGCGGTGTTCTTTCTGCTATTCATGAGCAGAGTGATGATATCAACCGTGGTGTTGACAATGGTGATGCTGAGAATCAGGGAGCTGGTGATCAGGGTATGATGTTTGGTTATGCTTGCAATGAGACAGACAATTATATGCCTGTAACACTCGACTTGGCACACCTCCTTATGACCACATTGGCTGACATCCGCAAGGAAGGTAAGCAGATGACTTATCTTCGTCCAGACTCAAAGAGTCAGGTGACAGTGGAGTATAGCGATGACAATATCCCACAGCGAATTGACACTATCGTTGTTTCAACACAGCACGACGACTTTATCAAGCCTGCTGACGATTCACGTAAGGCACAGTTGAAGGCTGATAAAGAGATGGTTGAGCAGATTCATAAGGATGTACTTGAGATTCTTATGCCACGCGTAAAGGCACAGATAACATCGGAGAAAGTACTTGCCTTGTTCAACGACAATATCAAGTATCTTGTCAATCCAACGGGTAAGTTCGTGATTGGTGGTCCTCATGGTGATACTGGTTTGACTGGTCGTAAGATTATCGTTGATACTTATGGCGGTAAAGGCGGTCATGGTGGTGGTGCCTTCTCTGGTAAGGACTCAAGTAAGGTAGACCGTTCTGCAGCCTATGCAGCACGCTATATTGCAAAGAATATGGTGGCAGCTGGTGTGAGCGATGAGATTCTCGTACAGTTGGCTTATGCCATTGGTGTTGCCGAGCCTGTTAGCGTTTATGTGAATACTTATGGTCGTTCACATGTGGAGGCTACTGATGGTGAGATAGCAGAGATGGTGAAGAAGCTGTTTGATCTTCGTCCAAAGGCTATTGAGAAGACACTAAAACTTCGTCAGCCAATGTATTTAGAAACAGCTGCTTATGGTCATATGGGACGTCAGAATGAGGTTGTTAAGAAGACCTTTGAAAGCCGTTATCATGAGAAAAAGGCAGTTGATGTTGAACTTTTCACATGGGAAAAGCTCGATCGAGTAGAGGATATTAAAAAGACATTCGGACTCTAATAGATAATGCCGACAACTGATTCCATTGTTCGCCCTTCCCTACTGCTAAAGTCAACATTGGCAGCAGGGAAGAAGGCGAATGTCGATTCTGAGGGTAAGGCGGGTCAGAAAGCTGACTCGTCTATCTTGTTGCGCCCTAAAAAACAGAAGAAGTTTCAGCTGACGGACTTCAAATTTGCAGAAGAAGGCTACTTTAAAGGGAATAAGTTTTTCAAGTTAGAACGTGGAAACAATCATGCTGATGGTGTTTCGGGCGTCCTTGCTCCTTATGCAATAAGCAATGATAATGTAATCGCAGCAATGCTCTTAGGTTGTTTTGTGATGGCAATGGTGGCGTTTTCTCTATCGAGAAATTTCATAGAACGACAGATAAAGAGTTTCTTTCGTGTTAGTCGTAGTAAGGAGTCGGCTATTGAAACGAATGAAGAGATGCGCTTTCAGACTATCTTGATAGCACAAACCTCTTTGTTAGGAAGTATTCTCTATTATTTATTTGCGCGAGATTTAGGGGGCGGTAGGCTTTCAAATGATACACAACTTGGAGCGATAGGATGCTTTTTTGGCGTGTTTGTCGCTTATTTCCTATTCAAGTATCTGGTCTATGGATTCGTAAACTGGGTGTTCTTTGATAGGAAAAATAATGGACAATGGAGGCGAACACAGGTGTTCCTTTCCTCTTTGGAAGGAGTCTTGTTGTTCCCGATAGTACTCTTGCTGGTTTACTTCTCTTTGTCACTCCATGCAGCATTGATTTATACACTAATTGTTATGTTATGCGTCAAAATGCTTGCTTTTTATAAGAGTTACAGTATCTTTTTTAAGAGAATGGGTGCCAGTCTGCAAATAATTTTGTACTTTTGTGCGCTCGAATTGATGCCGTTGATGGTATTGTGGGGCGTTTTGTTCATTACAGATAACTATTTGATAATAAACTTTTAGGACACGATGATAAAAAAGATCTTGGTTTCACAGCCAAAGCCGTCAAGCGAAAAGTCGCCATATTACGACATAGCGGAAGACTTAGGAGTGGAACTGGTTTTCAGACCATTTTTTAAAGTGGAAGGACTCTCAGCGAAAGAGTTCCGTCAGCAGAAGATAAACCTGTTGGATTATACCGCTGTGGTATTTACTTCTCGTCATGCTGTAGACAATTATTTTAATCTCGCTAAGGAAATGCGTGTCACTATCCCAGAGGATATGAAGTATTTCTGTGTGATTGAAACGATTGCTCTTTATATCCAGAAGTATGTTCAGTACCGCAAACGTAAGGTGTTCTTTGGTAATACGGGAAAGATTGATAGTCTTATTCCTACAATGACTAAGCATAAGACTGAGAAGTTCCTTGTTCCGCAGAGTTCTGTACATACGGAGGCTCTGAGCGAGTTGTTGGATGCAAATAAGCTCAAGCACAAGGAATGTGTGATGTATCGTACGGTGAGCAATGGCTTAACAGAGGAAGAAGTTAAGAACTTTGATTATGATATGCTTGTCTTCTTCAGCCCAACAGGAGTAAAGGCTCTGAAAGAGAATATCCCTAATTTCGAGCAGGGAGACATCAAGATAGCTGCCTTTGGTCCTGCTACAGCGAAGGAAGTAGAGGCACAGGGTCTGAGACTTGACCTTCAGGCACCTTCTAAGGAGTATCCTTCTATGACTGGTGCGTTGCGTACTTTCTTGGAGAAAGAGAAGAAAAATAAATAATATAACGGCTTCTGCCTCATCTGAAAGGATGGGGAAGGAGCCGACATCAGTACCGGACATACGGTAAATAAAGGCTGATAAGGAATGGAAAAGCATGAAGAAAGACTAAGAAAAGGAGAACGTCTATGTAGCAAGAAGTTCATAGATACGCTCTTTGGAACTGGTGGAAGTCATGCGATGACAGCATTCCCTTTGAAGGCTGTTTACAGACTAATTGACTGTAAGTCGGAGACTTCAGCACCAGAAGAAACGGTCACGGAGTCGAATGTACAGATGTTAGTCAGTGTTCCGAAGAAACATTTCAAACGTGCCGTAAAGCGCAATAGGGTGAAACGGCAGGTACGTGAGGCTTATCGTAAGCACAAGCGTTTTGTCACGCTCCGTGTGAACGAGCAAACAGATAAGCAGTTGTTGATAGCTTTTATATGGCTTTCAAACGAATTGATAGATTCTGTTACAATTGAACAGCGGGTCTGTAACCTGCTTCAAAGAATAGGAGAACGGATATGATGGATGAGAAGGAGAGAAACGAGAGTACGCCACGTGAGCAGCAGTCTCATAATGTTTTTGCTAAGCTATGGCGTCTTTTTACACGTGTTTTATCATGGCTGTTGCTACTTCCGATACTCTTTTATCGCCAGTTCATATCTCCTTTTACGCCACCTTCTTGTCGCTTCACTCCTACTTGTTCGGAGTATGGTAGACAAGCTATCCTAAAGCATGGACCTTTTAAGGGTTTGGCACTCACAATTTGGCGTATATTAAGATGCAATCCGTGGGGTGGTAGTGGCTATGACCCAGTACCCTAACGATGCTCACAATAGAATATTAATACAGAGTTGAGGCTTATGAAGATAGGGCAGAACGCTTTTAAAGTCTTCTATCCCTTGACTCCTTAAAGTATAAAGATATAGATGAAGAACTTTGTAGAAGAACTCCGTTGGCGTGGTATGCTGGCTCAAATGATGCCAGGTACTGAGGAAATGCTTCAGAAAGAAATGGTTTCAGTTTACTTGGGTACTGACCCAACAGCTGACTCATTGCACATCGGACACCTTTGTGGTATCATGATGTTGCGCCATTTACAGCATTGTGGACACAAGCCTTACCTCCTCGTTGGTGGTGCTACGGGTATGATTGGTGACCCTTCTGGTAAGAGTCAGGAGCGTAACCTCCTTGATACAGAAACACTTTACCATAACCAAGAGGCTATCAAAAAGCAGGTAAGTAAGTTCCTTGACTTCGATGGCAACGAGCCAAACAAGGCTGAGATGGTTAATAACTATGACTGGATGAAGGACTTCACCTTCCTTGACTTCGCTCGATTGGTTGGTAAGCACATCACTGTCAACTACATGATGGCTAAGGATAGTGTGAAGAAGCGCTTGAGTGGCGAGAGTCGCGATGGACTTAGCTTTACTGAGTTCACCTATCAGCTTCTGCAGGGTTACGACTTCCTCTATCTCTATGAGAAGTTTGGTGTTAAGTTGCAGTTGGGTGGTAATGACCAGTGGGGTAATATGACTACTGGTACAGAGCTTATCCGTCGTACTTTAGGTAACGAAACTGAGACATATTGCCTTACTTGTCCACTGATAACAAAGGCGGATGGGAAGAAGTTTGGTAAGACTGAAAGCGGTAATATCTGGCTCGATCGCAACCGTACAACACCATATGCCTTCTATCAGTTCTGGTTGAATGTAAGTGATGATGACGCCGAGAAGTATATCAAGATCTTCACTTCTTTGGAGAAGGATGTTATCGATAATCTCATTGAAGAGCATCGTCAAGACCCTAGTCGTCGTACGCTTCAGTACCGTCTTGCAGAAGAGGTCACCCGTATGGTACACTCTCAGGAAGACCTTGATATGGCGATAGCAGCCTCAAACATTCTCTTTGGTAAGAGCACAAAGGAGAACTTATTACAGTTAGACGAGCAGACCTTTACTGATGTCTTCAAGGATGTTCCACATTACGAGGTATCAAAGGATGTACTTGGTCAGCCTGCAGTTGATGTCTTCAATCAGGAAGGTATGCAGATATTCCCAAGTAAGAGTGAGATGCGTAAGCTCGTTAAGGGCGGTGGCGTAGCACTCAACAAGGAAAAACTCGCAGCTTTTGACCAGCCTGTAACAGCCGAGGACCTTATTGATGGTAAGTATCTCCTCGTACAGAAGGGTAAGAAGAACTACTCTTTGATTATTGTAAAGTAAGTATCTACGAACTATAATACATAACTATGAAAAGCCTTACTACGCCCATTGTGGCGTTGCAAGGCTTTTTAATTAACCACTCCCATAGCTCCTTTTAGGATATTCATGGGCATAAAAAGATTAATTATGAAGAAAATCTTCCTTCTCTTACAACTGGCAATGCTTGTTGTTTTTGCCTCTTGTAGTAGTGAAGACCCAGACCCAATACCTCAACCAGGTGCCGAGGTAGAGAATACTATCTTTGTTTATATGCCATGGTCGGGTGTTAGTGATACCGATTCTGGGCTTTATAGCTACTTCCTCACCAATATACAAGACATAAAGAGTGCGATTGTTAACCAAGGTGGACTTGGCAACAAGAGACTTATGATATTTATCTCTACGAAGGTGAATAAGGGTGCTTTAATTAATGTTCAGTATAAGAATGGAAGCTGTGTAGACGATACTGTTGCTATCTACAACAATAAATTAGCTGGCTTAAAGCTGAATTCTGCAGAGTGGATAACAACCCTGTTGAAGCGAGTTAAGCAAGAAGCACCAGCTAAGTATTACTCAATGATAGTCGGTTGTCATGGTATGGGATGGATACCTGCCAAGCCCAGTACACGCATTAATCGTTCTGTAGCCTCACCTTTCGGACTTAATAAAAATGCTGGTAAGGCTGGACCTCCAACGCGTTGGTTGGGTGGTGATGCTTATCAGACGAACATTTCTGAATTCGACAAGGGTATAGAAGACTCAGGTATTGGTAAGTTCCAATACATCCTCTTTGATGACTGTAATATGACAGGTATCGAAGTTGCCTACGAACTCCGTAATGCAACGCACCATATCATTGGTAGTCCAACGGAGATTATGGCTTATGGTATGCCTTATAAACTGCTGTGGAATGAACTCTCAAAGGTGAATCCAGATTATCACAGTATCTGTACTAACTTCATCAACTTCTATAGTAACTACAAGTATGGGAATATTCCTTATCCTTATGGGACGATTAGTGTAATCGATTGTTCGCAGGTTGAGGGTATGATTGATATTATGAAGGAGATAAACGCATCAAGTTCTCTCTCAACAATCACGGAGAGTGACATTCAGAGTATGGATGGTTATATCCCTTCAATATTCTATGATATGGGCGATTACGTGCGTAAACTTGCAAAGAACGAACCACTGTTATTGGCAAAGTTCAACCGTCAACTCGATCGCCTTGTACCTGAAAAAAGACATACAGATGCGTATTATACATCACTTCGGACGGCTGGCTTTAATATAATACCCATCCAATCTTATTCCGGTATAACAATATCTGACCCATCAACCAACTTGAATGTGACAAGTTCTCTTAGTAGTAACCGTTATTATCAGGCTACACATTAAAATAAACATAGCACCTATAGGAATAGTAAGTAGTTCCTATAGATGCTATTTCTTTAGATATAAAGCACAGACGCATCGAATGAACGAATATCTTTCACGCAGGTGTACATCATCAGCTCTGAAAGTTGTTCGTTCATTTTTTGCACCTTCACCTCAACTCCTTCTGCTCCTTGTTGTAACAATGGCTTGAGGATTCCTCTGCCCACAGCTACCGCATCAGCACCTAATGCAAGTGCTTTATAAGCATCGTAGCCTGTATCAATTCCACAGTCAACGAAGATCGCGATGCCACTTCCCTCTAATGCTGCCTTAATCTTAGGCAGAACCATCACGGGAGCAATACCGAAAGGAATACGTCCGTGGTGATGAGAGACTAAAATAGCAGCACAGCCTGCCTCCTTACACTTCAAGGCATCCTGCACAGAGAGTACGCCTTTAGCAACGAATGGTACGTTGCCTGCAGCCTTCACGTATTCTTTGAGGTCGGAAAGCGTGACAGGACCGAGAGGAATACCATCTACAACGTCATATCGTCCGTCTGTTCCTGGAACATGATCGATGTCTACGCCAACAGCTATTGCACCATGTTTGATAGCAAACTGAATCTCATCTAAAATAATATTATGGTCAGCGAACGGCTTAATGATTCTCACTGTTCTTGCTCCTTCAGCTGCGATTTCAGCATATTCCTCGTTAGGTTCCATACCTACCCAGTTGACTGTATTCAGTTT is drawn from Prevotella melaninogenica and contains these coding sequences:
- a CDS encoding Fic family protein, coding for MYIHERDNWTDFRWDTSKVELLQEEVFRKQGLLYGRLASLGFDSKIHAMAENLTYDIVYSSEVEGIRLNVDQVRSSIARKLGIENVKHTAPSHYVDSVVNVMLEAVQHYDMILTKERLYAWQAAFFPSGYSEGSQIEIGQYRTNEEHIVSGMFGREKIHYIAPFPDRIEEEMQKFLRWFNKEEPVSSVIRSAIAHFWFVSIHPFEDGNGRLARILSDMLLARGEKSRFRFYNISSQINKDKKHYYDILERMQRGDGDVTEWLVWYMQKLVDALDEAGATVTTILNKSFFWQKASAVPMTERQTQMLNLFLDGYEAKITSKTWATLAKCSKDTAIRDIQDLVDKNILVESIPGAKRPSYSIVYDKEDLTQFFTNVNITEENGVPYLHALFKAKKPICERVTKLDADRYLKGDLLLNDLLNKYCSYMVADNKD
- the metK gene encoding methionine adenosyltransferase — translated: MAYLFSSESVSEGHPDKVADQISDALLDQFLAYDEDARCAIETFNTTGQVVIMGEVKSKEYVDLQTIARKTINKIGYTKAEYQFDGNSCGVLSAIHEQSDDINRGVDNGDAENQGAGDQGMMFGYACNETDNYMPVTLDLAHLLMTTLADIRKEGKQMTYLRPDSKSQVTVEYSDDNIPQRIDTIVVSTQHDDFIKPADDSRKAQLKADKEMVEQIHKDVLEILMPRVKAQITSEKVLALFNDNIKYLVNPTGKFVIGGPHGDTGLTGRKIIVDTYGGKGGHGGGAFSGKDSSKVDRSAAYAARYIAKNMVAAGVSDEILVQLAYAIGVAEPVSVYVNTYGRSHVEATDGEIAEMVKKLFDLRPKAIEKTLKLRQPMYLETAAYGHMGRQNEVVKKTFESRYHEKKAVDVELFTWEKLDRVEDIKKTFGL
- a CDS encoding DUF4271 domain-containing protein; translation: MPTTDSIVRPSLLLKSTLAAGKKANVDSEGKAGQKADSSILLRPKKQKKFQLTDFKFAEEGYFKGNKFFKLERGNNHADGVSGVLAPYAISNDNVIAAMLLGCFVMAMVAFSLSRNFIERQIKSFFRVSRSKESAIETNEEMRFQTILIAQTSLLGSILYYLFARDLGGGRLSNDTQLGAIGCFFGVFVAYFLFKYLVYGFVNWVFFDRKNNGQWRRTQVFLSSLEGVLLFPIVLLLVYFSLSLHAALIYTLIVMLCVKMLAFYKSYSIFFKRMGASLQIILYFCALELMPLMVLWGVLFITDNYLIINF
- a CDS encoding uroporphyrinogen-III synthase, producing the protein MIKKILVSQPKPSSEKSPYYDIAEDLGVELVFRPFFKVEGLSAKEFRQQKINLLDYTAVVFTSRHAVDNYFNLAKEMRVTIPEDMKYFCVIETIALYIQKYVQYRKRKVFFGNTGKIDSLIPTMTKHKTEKFLVPQSSVHTEALSELLDANKLKHKECVMYRTVSNGLTEEEVKNFDYDMLVFFSPTGVKALKENIPNFEQGDIKIAAFGPATAKEVEAQGLRLDLQAPSKEYPSMTGALRTFLEKEKKNK
- a CDS encoding ribonuclease P protein component, which produces MEKHEERLRKGERLCSKKFIDTLFGTGGSHAMTAFPLKAVYRLIDCKSETSAPEETVTESNVQMLVSVPKKHFKRAVKRNRVKRQVREAYRKHKRFVTLRVNEQTDKQLLIAFIWLSNELIDSVTIEQRVCNLLQRIGERI
- the yidD gene encoding membrane protein insertion efficiency factor YidD; this translates as MMDEKERNESTPREQQSHNVFAKLWRLFTRVLSWLLLLPILFYRQFISPFTPPSCRFTPTCSEYGRQAILKHGPFKGLALTIWRILRCNPWGGSGYDPVP
- the tyrS gene encoding tyrosine--tRNA ligase: MKNFVEELRWRGMLAQMMPGTEEMLQKEMVSVYLGTDPTADSLHIGHLCGIMMLRHLQHCGHKPYLLVGGATGMIGDPSGKSQERNLLDTETLYHNQEAIKKQVSKFLDFDGNEPNKAEMVNNYDWMKDFTFLDFARLVGKHITVNYMMAKDSVKKRLSGESRDGLSFTEFTYQLLQGYDFLYLYEKFGVKLQLGGNDQWGNMTTGTELIRRTLGNETETYCLTCPLITKADGKKFGKTESGNIWLDRNRTTPYAFYQFWLNVSDDDAEKYIKIFTSLEKDVIDNLIEEHRQDPSRRTLQYRLAEEVTRMVHSQEDLDMAIAASNILFGKSTKENLLQLDEQTFTDVFKDVPHYEVSKDVLGQPAVDVFNQEGMQIFPSKSEMRKLVKGGGVALNKEKLAAFDQPVTAEDLIDGKYLLVQKGKKNYSLIIVK
- a CDS encoding clostripain-related cysteine peptidase, which translates into the protein MKKIFLLLQLAMLVVFASCSSEDPDPIPQPGAEVENTIFVYMPWSGVSDTDSGLYSYFLTNIQDIKSAIVNQGGLGNKRLMIFISTKVNKGALINVQYKNGSCVDDTVAIYNNKLAGLKLNSAEWITTLLKRVKQEAPAKYYSMIVGCHGMGWIPAKPSTRINRSVASPFGLNKNAGKAGPPTRWLGGDAYQTNISEFDKGIEDSGIGKFQYILFDDCNMTGIEVAYELRNATHHIIGSPTEIMAYGMPYKLLWNELSKVNPDYHSICTNFINFYSNYKYGNIPYPYGTISVIDCSQVEGMIDIMKEINASSSLSTITESDIQSMDGYIPSIFYDMGDYVRKLAKNEPLLLAKFNRQLDRLVPEKRHTDAYYTSLRTAGFNIIPIQSYSGITISDPSTNLNVTSSLSSNRYYQATH
- a CDS encoding alpha-hydroxy-acid oxidizing protein codes for the protein MNDNVKSPWPGPAGMIPVTSGKADDANVFNRNYLDSIHVEMRVIDAVEPTLKTVIFGEEFDSPIMMPAFSHLNKVLKDGKKPMLEYARAAKKLNTVNWVGMEPNEEYAEIAAEGARTVRIIKPFADHNIILDEIQFAIKHGAIAVGVDIDHVPGTDGRYDVVDGIPLGPVTLSDLKEYVKAAGNVPFVAKGVLSVQDALKCKEAGCAAILVSHHHGRIPFGIAPVMVLPKIKAALEGSGIAIFVDCGIDTGYDAYKALALGADAVAVGRGILKPLLQQGAEGVEVKVQKMNEQLSELMMYTCVKDIRSFDASVLYI